Proteins from a genomic interval of Caulobacter rhizosphaerae:
- a CDS encoding EF-hand domain-containing protein has product MNPGKPPKKSDMLEVRLPHETKVAFMARCRETRRTASEAVRVFIDQELDGPTGSPSRSNLVWRVLAAALAGLAVGAVAAPSLARPLAAHAAFDRLDANHDGALSFEEFSRR; this is encoded by the coding sequence ATGAACCCTGGCAAGCCGCCCAAGAAGAGCGACATGCTCGAGGTCCGTCTGCCGCACGAGACCAAGGTCGCCTTCATGGCGCGATGCCGCGAGACGCGCCGCACCGCCAGCGAGGCGGTCCGCGTCTTTATCGACCAGGAGCTGGACGGCCCGACGGGCAGTCCGAGCCGCTCGAACCTGGTCTGGCGTGTCCTGGCCGCCGCCTTGGCGGGCCTGGCCGTCGGCGCGGTCGCCGCTCCCTCCCTGGCCCGGCCGCTCGCGGCCCACGCGGCCTTCGACCGCCTGGACGCCAATCACGATGGCGCATTGAGCTTCGAGGAATTCAGCCGACGCTGA